The Saccharopolyspora gloriosae genome window below encodes:
- a CDS encoding HIT family protein, with protein MAYIQGENKPEGEASEGCPFCRLLESGLPDEDTLIVARDELVFAILNLYPYNPGHLMVLPYRHVADYTELTEAETTAVAVFTKRAMRVIREVSAPHGFNIGLNQGPVAGAGIAAHLHQHVVPRWGGDANFMPVIGHTKVLPQLLGDTRRLLAEAWRD; from the coding sequence ATGGCCTACATCCAGGGCGAGAACAAGCCGGAGGGCGAGGCCAGCGAAGGCTGCCCGTTCTGCCGCTTGCTGGAGTCGGGACTGCCGGACGAGGACACGCTGATCGTGGCCCGCGACGAGCTGGTCTTCGCGATCCTCAACCTGTACCCGTACAACCCCGGCCATCTGATGGTGCTGCCGTACCGGCACGTCGCCGACTACACGGAGCTCACCGAGGCGGAGACGACGGCGGTCGCGGTGTTCACGAAGCGCGCGATGCGGGTGATCCGCGAGGTCTCGGCCCCGCACGGCTTCAACATCGGTCTCAACCAGGGCCCGGTGGCGGGTGCGGGCATCGCCGCGCACCTGCACCAGCACGTGGTGCCCCGCTGGGGCGGCGACGCGAACTTCATGCCGGTCATCGGCCACACGAAGGTCCTGCCGCAGCTGCTCGGCGACACCCGCCGCCTGCTCGCGGAGGCTTGGCGGGACTGA
- a CDS encoding YceI family protein, with amino-acid sequence MSTATTIPGYVVGTWDIDSVHSDIEFTLRHLGVGRSRGRFDGFGGEIVTAENPLDSTVTANIDPATINTGNGDRDAHVRNSDFLDVENFPKAGFRSTGIRPDGSDYIIDGEFTLHGVTKPVSLAAEIGGFADNGQGGTLLGISASTTLNRTDFGVGPEGGAMLGEKVKITLEIEANLRAE; translated from the coding sequence ATGAGCACCGCTACCACGATCCCCGGTTACGTCGTCGGCACCTGGGACATCGACAGCGTGCACTCCGACATCGAGTTCACCCTGCGCCACCTCGGCGTCGGGCGTTCCCGGGGCCGCTTCGACGGCTTCGGCGGCGAGATCGTCACCGCCGAGAACCCGCTGGACTCCACGGTCACCGCGAACATCGACCCCGCGACGATCAACACCGGCAACGGGGACCGCGACGCGCACGTGCGCAACAGCGACTTCCTCGACGTCGAGAACTTCCCGAAGGCGGGCTTCCGCTCCACCGGCATCCGCCCGGACGGCAGCGACTACATCATCGACGGCGAGTTCACCCTGCACGGTGTGACCAAGCCGGTGTCGCTGGCGGCCGAGATCGGCGGCTTCGCCGACAACGGCCAGGGCGGCACGCTGCTCGGCATCTCCGCGTCCACCACGCTCAACCGCACCGACTTCGGCGTCGGCCCCGAGGGCGGCGCCATGCTGGGCGAGAAGGTGAAGATCACCCTGGAGATCGAGGCGAACCTCCGGGCCGAGTGA
- the pgsA gene encoding phosphatidylinositol phosphate synthase has product MLNIFARASISRWTHPLGAALVRVGLTPNMVTIIGTVASVASALWFFPRGELFVGTVVVTVFLLFDVLDGAMARAGGTSSEFGGVLDASCDRIADGALFGSLVWWALVVADDRALGVGLLICLVGAQVTSYVKARAEANGLSADGGLAERAERFVLVLVGTGLHGLGLPYVLDVAVWVLAVLSAFTVVQRLRAAAVQAGTSST; this is encoded by the coding sequence ATGCTCAACATCTTCGCGCGGGCTTCGATCTCCCGCTGGACGCACCCGCTCGGCGCCGCGCTGGTCCGCGTCGGTCTCACCCCCAACATGGTGACGATCATCGGCACGGTCGCCAGCGTCGCGTCCGCGCTGTGGTTCTTCCCGCGCGGCGAGCTGTTCGTCGGCACCGTCGTGGTCACCGTGTTCCTGCTGTTCGACGTCCTCGACGGCGCGATGGCGCGGGCGGGCGGCACGTCCTCGGAGTTCGGCGGCGTGCTCGACGCGAGCTGCGACCGCATCGCCGACGGCGCTCTGTTCGGCTCCCTGGTGTGGTGGGCGCTGGTCGTCGCCGACGATCGCGCGCTCGGTGTCGGGCTGCTGATCTGCCTGGTGGGCGCGCAGGTCACCTCGTACGTGAAGGCGCGCGCCGAAGCCAACGGGCTCAGCGCGGACGGCGGCCTCGCCGAACGCGCCGAACGCTTCGTGCTCGTCCTCGTCGGCACCGGGCTGCACGGCCTCGGCCTGCCGTACGTGCTGGACGTCGCGGTGTGGGTGCTGGCGGTGCTGTCCGCGTTCACCGTCGTCCAGCGCCTCCGCGCCGCCGCGGTTCAGGCGGGCACCAGCTCCACGTAG
- a CDS encoding helix-turn-helix domain-containing protein translates to MRDVSSGSGTGAAQPVSPTVGRRWLAQEIRRLRENAGLKQGDVAARLRCAQGKIAHMESMRNAISGPDLEIMLPFFGVPAERIGWYLQLADVAKQKGWWDGNQAIPDWFSLYVGLEWGASEIREWDLGFIPGILQTRAYAEAVLGDDLSVSEERLAKQAEARLRRRDALTREDLPLFMHAIIDEAALRRVIGGERVMVEQIQHLLEFCASPHVIVQVMTFDRGPHRGQLGSFHLLDFANADDRGVVYVENQAGGTCLEEVAEVESFRQVFEELTMKALSITDSEVFLRELAKDLA, encoded by the coding sequence ATGCGCGACGTCAGCAGCGGTTCCGGAACCGGGGCCGCGCAGCCCGTCAGCCCGACCGTCGGTCGCCGCTGGCTGGCGCAGGAGATCCGACGGCTGCGCGAGAACGCGGGTTTGAAGCAAGGCGACGTGGCGGCCAGGCTGCGCTGCGCGCAAGGAAAGATCGCGCACATGGAGAGCATGCGGAACGCGATCAGCGGTCCCGACCTGGAGATCATGCTCCCGTTCTTCGGTGTGCCGGCGGAACGGATCGGCTGGTACCTGCAATTGGCCGATGTCGCCAAGCAGAAGGGCTGGTGGGACGGAAACCAAGCCATCCCGGACTGGTTCTCGCTCTACGTCGGGCTCGAATGGGGAGCCAGCGAGATCCGCGAATGGGATCTCGGCTTCATCCCGGGCATCCTGCAGACGCGGGCCTACGCGGAGGCCGTGCTCGGTGACGATCTGTCCGTCTCGGAGGAGCGACTGGCGAAGCAAGCCGAAGCGCGACTCCGTCGGCGTGACGCGCTCACCAGGGAAGATCTGCCGTTGTTCATGCACGCGATCATCGATGAGGCCGCTCTCCGGCGCGTGATCGGTGGTGAGCGGGTCATGGTCGAGCAGATCCAGCACCTGCTGGAGTTCTGCGCCAGCCCGCACGTGATCGTGCAGGTCATGACTTTTGATCGCGGGCCGCATCGAGGGCAACTCGGATCGTTCCACCTGCTCGACTTCGCGAATGCCGATGATCGGGGTGTCGTCTATGTCGAGAACCAGGCCGGGGGCACCTGCCTCGAAGAGGTCGCTGAGGTGGAGAGCTTCCGCCAGGTGTTCGAAGAGCTGACAATGAAGGCGCTGTCGATCACGGACTCTGAAGTGTTCCT